CCTTTACTTCAAAAAAAGTAAATTTCtaaatgatttttcatatagatTTTACAATCACAATTTGGCagtatattattagatattgcCCTAATAATTCTTATATAAAGTTGTCCTTTTTGTTGGGTTTCAGGAAAGAAGTGTTGGAATATATAAAATCATGCGAAGTACTTACTAAAAAGTTACTAAAAATCCTCCTGAAGCGGTTGAATGTGAAAGAGATTGAAGAAACAAAACACTCAATGCTTATGGGGACAAAAAGAGTCAATTTAAATTATTATCCAAAATGTCCCCAACCTGAGCTTGCTATTGGCATAGGCCGTCACTCCGACTCATCAACTATCACTATCCTTCCTCAAGGTGTGATCGGAGGTCTTTGGGTTCGGAAATCAGAAAGTGATCCGTGGATACATGTCGCTCCAATAAATGGAGCTTTAGTGATAAATGTTGGTGATGCTCTAGAAATCATGAGCAATGGGCGCTACAAGAGTATCGAGCATTTTGTGACTGTTAGTAAAAATCACAATAGGATTTCAATGCCATTTTTTGCAGGTCCAACACCTTGTGCAATTATCGGACCTTTTGAAGAAGTGCTTGAGAGCACCGGAGAAGAACCACTCTATAAAGAGTGTCTCTACTCGGAGTACGCAACACATTTTTACTCAAAAGCTCATCGTGGAAAAGACAAGATTCAATTTGTCCAGATATAAGATTATGTATTTTGATGTTATAGTGTTATAGGATGTTCGCATCccatattgaaaaataaatcatgtaaTTTATATTCCAAGAACACAAGGACCGTGAATTCAAGAGCTTGATAATACTAATGATTTTTAATAGTAACAATAACGAAGCAAACCTCTCAATTTGAAGCACGACCAACTTGTAGGTGAAAAATAATAGAATCAAGTTCTTGCTAAACAAACCACACCaaaaatacacacacacacacacacacaaaatacTCATTCTGAGTACCAAAATTTTACTTATCTAAGCAACCAAAAGAGTCTAAAAAaccaaaattaccaaaaatagaACATGGAATCACAGGAAAACATTAACTTTTGTTCCATCAATACTCATAATTAGAATTCTTGGGAGAGCCAATACAAATGTGCTGATTATATTCACGGGCAAAGGTTTCTTCCCACTGATTATAAGAATATTGCATTTGTCCATGCTGGTGATCCTGTTGTAGataccaaaattttaatttatctttatttcattttatttttatttttattgataattattatctatttttatttattaatctaatgattttgtttttagacattttttagcattttagataccaaatttttaatttagctttatctattattattttcatttttatggattaaatgataattattattcattttggCTCATTAGtatcttaatttttatttttttgacattttagtattaaaatttgtcagaaaaagaaaattgttcacaaaaatatgctttatttcACAGGCTGaagttgtttcttttcttcgcTGTTTACCTATATTCCAGGCATAGCCATGTCTGAAGGTCTGCTTTTGTCATCATTTGGTTTCTAAAATTTGTTTTAACCCAAGAGCCATCTGTCCTTTGTAGCGTTTCATCCAACACTTTCGGTTTCATGTCTGAGTTTGTATTTGAGGAAGTTTGAGTTATACTTCTGTTTTGGTTAAGAAATTTGTGGGCTTCACTTGGGTTTTGGGGGATAAGAACGTGGGGGTTTGTGTGAGTTTGATTGATGGGTTTTTATTTGAATAGCTGTCTATATGGAATAAGCTGCAAATTCGCAGCAGAAGGTGCTTGCAGAGAAgctcttgctgcattttttttttctctttttttttttttcttttggtggcGGTCAGACCCGATTTGCATGTTCTTGTCCTGGAAATTTTGTTTACCAGATTTGGGGTAGTTGATGTTCTTGCTAGAAGGTTTGGTTCTTGTTAAGATGGCATGCCATGGTTTTCCTTCCTTCCCTGTATTGATTGTGCAATAAATCTGAGTGATAACATAGCTGAAAATTTGCGGAATTCTCAAAGCATTAGAAGTTGCAGACAGTTTTTTGCCATTACAGAAGTGTTTTCCCCATTTTGTTGTCGTATGTCCTGTTGGGTTTCCGTTGTTGAATCTTCAGCAAACGTTGCATTAGAGTTTGGCATGTTAATGGTTTGAGTCTTGTGGATTTAGTAGACAGGCTTACATGTTTCTTCTGAGTTCATGTTCATGGCTGTCTTCCTGCGCATATAGAAGCTGAAACATTGCAGAAATGAACCCATGAATGAGTTCAAGTTTGCTAGTTTCATAGCTTTCTCTCGTTTGCATGTTAAAGTTCTGTCTCAAATTTTCCTGAGCTACGTGGGCTGCTAAATGGTTTCAGTTGCAGAATGTTTTCTTCGtggttgctgcattttatgCTCGGTTGTTTTGAGTAGATCTTTTGGGGTATAGATGATTGTGTTTGAGGTTAACAACATGAGTTGGAGGTCATGGCACTGGGGGGTTTGGTGGGTAAATCTATAGACTTATTTGCATTGTTTCACAAGCATGCTTCGGCTTCTTAAGCAAATTGCAGAAGGGCTGGAAATTGCAGAAGCATAAGCTTCGTAACTTTGCATGAAAGTTGCAtgaaaactttcaaaaattgcctcttaaccccctAAGCTTCCCCTTATTTTACTATGGCCCAACTAATTGAGTAACTTAATCAATTTTTATCCCCTTAACAAGCCTTTTCTCCTTAATATGTCTTAACATGATTTTTTGGATAGATTTCTTATAAACTTTAGGATGAATTTGAAggtttagtaatttttttttagatttatggttttaattagatttttggtggaattttGATGTTTTGTGGCTTAAGCGTAgcaaagtgttttttttttatgtatttgtTGTGAATTTTAGTTTAATTTTGATAGATTTCATATTAAgcctttaattttaatttatttcatttttagtaCCTCATCTTAgaattttttaatcatttcaaTTAGGTTCTTTTCTATTCTAATTTCTTGCATATAGATGATTTCTTTTATAAAATGCTTTAACTCATTCCattttgtgtttaattttcatttcatcTTTAATTTTCATTTGTGTGTTTAATTTTCGTTTCATATAAgtaattgttaattaaagtgataccTTGacccctttttattattttggagggtaaataagtaaattcGTGTCATTAGagccccaactcaagggaggtacactctatcctttatttttactttatttgaccctatgtgcaattatgtgactttatgtgattaattgcatgcttttgaatattttttattttattttattttacttattttatttagtcactttatttgttttaatttagtttatttattttaatttaatttgtaattatttgggaaGGCAATgaaatgccacaattgtaatagttaggtattttaattatttattttcatttcccctttagattgtagtagggccccccctaatgtaatagtttgggcttatttgctttatttgcttgatatgttttgcatgcttatgtgttatgtgttaccgctttcttagggtctgacatttagatatcatgattatgtgttatgtgtttatgtgatattatgtgtttacttgctttattatgttttatattatttgtttagttataatcaatgtgtgacgtcacatcactagtccaacgctagttgtgggcCATTTCCCTAATCCACACTAGTTCTGGCCCCTCTGTTccgattttccactagtccaatgctagtgaaaATTCATAAgtgtgggctagtccaatgctagacctttAGGAGCCCTTtaagcgttagatcatgattgtgtgataaaatcacttcatttcatgcatatttttcactttctagggtcttttatcattttttgcatgttcCCCTTATACATATAACTCTTATCCCATACTTCCCTTATATATGTATTTTTCCCCCATATTCcccttatatgtataccccttaTCCTAAattttcctatatatatatatatatatatccctatGTGTGATACATAATATTGGACTTGCATTTtatttaagaattagaattaggGTAGCGCATTtacttgattagattagggaaaacCCCTTAAATAtaggatatggacgagtttggctttctaaccttagcacgctcgtattccctctattaaagggaaaattgagtcacgaacactagtcccccgtacccgacatgatgattcctttaggtcatgtatatttgtatttatataattattttttcctttcttttcttagaatctcatatttttgcattattcgtgacttcttcaaagaatacctattgggcatcacaattaatgtgattggcaccaattaaactttgaagagatattttgaccccCCAATACCCCCCTTAGGCCTAGGGTTtgtattcatatagtacatccaaatgtgataaattcttaggttaaaataaggaAATCTTTGACtgaatcatgcaactagccttggttaggtcgaaagggtgactcggatttttatccttgccttccctttcttcaaatgtgactcccgaaccttttttttttttattttgatagactaggagtcatttaaaaagggttttctacttttttctttagaaaattcatttttaggtgaatTGCTACACCTTAACTCGataccaagtgacgactccgatttttttataaaaccctttttaaactatcaatttgggccaaaatcgtcgcactttcaaaccccatttaggccctcatcatttttctttacttatttttcttttaaaccaaaaatctttttccaatcaaaaattgaatcaaaattcattttttcataaacgccatttatttatttttattttcaaaaatggggcgaCACCTCTCAATTCCCATGGTGCGTAGTTTGCTGATTCCCCCAATAACTATTATGGGCAGACTCCTCTGGAGCCTTTTGCTTCTGCTCTTCCTCCTCAGTTTCACTATCCGGCTCGACCAACTGCAATATCCATCCCTTGGTCGTAGTAAACATGCTTATTCTCATCATAGTCTGCCTCCCATTTCACCTCCGGAGACTTCTCATCAGACTCTGAATCCTATTCCAAGCCTGAATCCTCCGGCTTTCTGCTGTACTCTTCATACTACCTCGTATTGGGGTCATACTATGAACTAGTCATCCATTCGTATGGTTCATCCTTTGGATGGATTCCAGACGAGGAAGTAAAAGTGTTCTTCACCCCTGACTTCCATTCTTTGACGACTTTGTCATGTACAATAGATTCAATTTACCAAGATTTCTTGATAGGAGAAGAAAAGAAGCAGCAACGCTTAGATAATAAGTTTAAAGAAACAAAGACGCTACAATGTCGAACCTTAGTACACAGTGTTGCCATTTCATTCCACGTTCCCAATTTCGCACAGTCACTGTAACACCGGATATGGAAACTTCTTGCAACTTAATTTTTAGTAAGAATCAAATATGGAAGGTGAAGCTTAAAAATGTTGTACCAAAGGTTTCTATAAACGAGTCTTACCTAGTTTTACGTCAAACGACTCTGACCCAACCGTGACATAGGAAAAAAATACGGTAGTTACTGACCCCAACAACTTTGTGCCATTTCCCTTTGTTGTGGTACCATATCTTTAACTTAATAAATGGTTTGACttatttttcaaatgaaaatgtCAAATAATTGaacatgaaatttttttagGAATCCGACATGatcattttggttttcaatttttatcaaaatttttaatttctacGAGGAAATATATAGTAAGTTATAATTTTTACAATGGTAAGTTTTGGAAGTCAAATAGTAAGTTTGCATAATAAAATAGACAATTTAATGAGTGATAAAAACTTactaaattttaaaaacttacCATTTTGTTTGAGAAACTTACAAATAACTAGATAAGTAAGTTCGACTGAATAATAGTAAGTTTTGGAAGATGAATGGTAAGTTTATGTagtaaaatggtaaattttatgaATGACTAAAACTTACTGTTTATTGCACAAACTTATTACTTTATTTGAGAAATTTACATATAACTGGATTCGCTAGCAGTAATGGTTCGGCTAATAGGTATCCAATAAGCACTCAATTATAGTGGGTTTAGACTTTTAGGCGTTAGCTAACTCGTGAAAATGTCTAAATACGAGAGGCCGGGGGGAGAGTGCATTAATTGTAACTCTGTGTATCAACATCATAACTTATATATAATTTAGGTATGTTAACAAGTACCTACTGAGCATCCATTAGAAAAATCCTTAAGAGTAATAGTAAATTTTAGGAGACAAAGGGTAAGTTTGtgcaataaaaatttaaattttatacatGACTATAGCTTACCATGTTATTGCACAAACTTAGCATTTTacttgagaaaaaatatatttggagtCTTAGACCCCCTTGGCCAGTCGTGCTTGATGCGTCATTCCCCATGTCTTTCTGAGATAGAGGCCACCTTACCATGATTTCAAAAGATCACCTCACTAGGTAAGTGTAACTTTGAAACTGCAGAAGTGTACATCTCTGGGAACAACCCTTTCGACAAAAATTCTCATCGTCTTTTAATGATTTGCtgtattttccaaaattgccacTATTCCTTATGCGATAGCAGGCAAGGCTCCTATTGCCTAAGGGACTACAATGACGAAGATATTCTGATTTCACATCACTCCTCCTCATTTCCTGAACCTCTTGTTCTCTATTGCTTTTGAGTGCAATGAGAAGTTTAAGTGCTAAGTTTGATATGTCAGCTTCTAGAAAGAAATTCACATGATTCCTGTGTACTTTATTTTGTACAGAATATTTATGAACAAAAAGATTTtagaattgacaaatttgacCTAAGTACATTTTTAATACTAATTCAATTACATTCTCTGTAAAACATGCACTATGCAGTTGCTGATTCAACAGGCAAATTTTCTACTTCACCACTAACGTTTGTAGTCTAGACTTTTATTTCCTTATTCTTTGCCCATAGGAAAGGATAGATGCTCACGATAGAAAGGGGAAAAACTTTTGCAAGGGAAAGAAGACTTGGCAGGGATGGTTGTTTAATGAGAATAGGAGCGGTGGTCGAGGCAGAGGAAATgagataaaaaatttaaacctaggtgtagacaccaaattttgattttaaactttattcaatttttattttatttgtttcgattttagatttttattttatttttgttttgattcGTGTCCCctgttttattttaattgagttAAGGGTTTTTTGCACCAaattttcggaaaaaaaaagaaaaaaaaaagggaaaagtgtATTAGGGACGGTTAGACAAGTGGTTAAGGAATTTgggggacaagtgtccctttgcttattttgacaacacaacatttagggggacacttgtttagcttaaaaaaaaaaaaaaaaggattgagGAAGCCACAGATGAGAGGGCCGCAGCAGAGGAGAGAGAGCAGAGAGAAGTTGGCAGTAGACGAAGGGGCTGGAAAAACACAGAGAGCAAGATCAAAAGGGAAAATCTGAAAAGATTGGGGGAGGTTTTCCGGGAAGAGAAAAACGAGCGAGaaagagtaaaaaaaataagggaagaaaaagaaggtggCGGCGGAGACCTTTtgggggaaaacaaaaaaaaaaaaacagagagggagGCTCTTGGTTGAAGAAGAGAACTGAAAAAAGAACAGagcaacaaaaggaaaaacatgGGAGGTTTCGGCAGGGgaggaaaagggaaaacaaggaaaaagcaAAAGGCTGCGGGCTGGAGGAACTAAGTGAGGAAAAGAATTGGTTAAAAGCCaaggaaaaatagagaaaaggGCCGCGGCTGCAAACAGAAACAGAGCAAGAAAAGGGAGTTGCAAAAAACCGAGcaagaagaaaaggaatttcGGGCAAGCAGAAAAACTGAGCGGAGGAATTGCATCTTGCTGGCCGCTCCAGAATTTTTCGCAGCTACCATTTCGATGGAATCCTCCACCGCCATCAGCAAGTCACCACCGCTCAAGAGGGAGCTGTAAGcaacccttttctttttccttttcccttttctaagcATAGACTCTTGAAAATTCAGAGACATGTATTTCGAAGATTGGTTCCTAATAATGTTTCTGTGATCATACATGATCTTGAATATACATGTTCGCGGGTTGATTGGATTGAAACCTTGTGTGTTTCTGATAATTTTGGGGCCAGTTACAACATAAATTGAGCAAAAATCTGTTGAATTTTTTCATGCCCATTTGCTGTTTATTAAAATGCCCGAATGAACATTCTATTTGAAGAGGATTTCGCCCGCATTTTACGTATGAATTCTCATATCTCTATGCTTGAATCCGAATAGATGTTGTGAGAGGGAGTGTTGTTGGAGTTTCATTGATTGTTGGaaataattggaattgaaaCCAGATGTTCTGGTATTGCTGACCAAAAAGGGATCTAAAATGCTAAACTGATGTTAAGCTCGTTGGAGAAGACAATCAATTGTCTAAAAATTGCATTCTCAGCCCATACATTTTTGCTTCCTCTGGAATATAACCCCAAGAGTTTTGAACTTCATAATTTGCCCCCCCCCCGAAACTGTTGTAATTCCTTCAATTAGATCCCTGTTTTTGTTGCATAtgaacccctcaagtttccccctGTTCTAAGGTGaccccaaaaattggaaaagctgAACTAATTTCGCCCTCTTAAGCTTAATCCTATGTTTGCCCattttatgtgactttttgGGATAAATTAATTCGGGGATTTagatcataattgtggcttaataattttagttaattTACTACTCTTGTTGGGTTTTAGTTATGGTTTAGATTTTTGGGTAATAATACTTAGTTGGGTTGGACTAATGGATTTTGGTTTGCTTCTTCTGGGTTTATGATTTGGGCTTGGAAACTTGAGGCCCTTAATTTTGTATGAGCTAGATTAGTGAAAATGATGGGCTAGCCAGattgttttccttggacttCCGATTGGGCCGAATGATCTTTGGgcataaacaaataaataaaatagccaGTGGTTTAATCCATTACGAAGCCAGAGAAATGAATTCGCAGATCAGTCCCTGTACTTCTCTTTAATTTTGCTATGGCCCTGCAAGCTTTCATtactttcaattgggtccctaaattaattgcaaataggcccttaaactttattttttctttaattttgaccccacaactttgttaatttttgcaatcaagtcctttcttcttttgacctcttgaatgtgggttgtttatatgatttaattgattcaatttcatgtttattttatcttttgtgattctttattaattaaagtggtgccttgaccctttcttttattttggagggtaaataagtggtcTCACTCCATTAGGActccaattcaagggaggtatagtttcttttatcccttttttttttgtctctcctctatgtgatccaacgtgttaagtgagaattgcatgtctactttgctttccttgcctttctttaattccttttatttatttcatttacttttgcttttattaagttattcttttatggggtatgtgtacacatcttggcttgtaatagatagggcttggagagcatttttgttcatttttcctcttccccatttgttttagttagccaatgtaatagttaggatttacTTTTCTAAGTCTTCCCCTTAGATAGTAGGCCCCCattcaaatgtaatagttaggtttttaTTCGCTTTCTCTTCTTGCTTTGTGTGATTATTTGCATGCTTGTTgttatgtgttaatttgctttattaggctcttgcatttagtcgagcatgctaagtgttatgtgctacgtgtttataggtgattggcatgtctacttgctttctatagtcgtaaatgaatatgatggatgaatgcacgtcaccacactagtccaacgctagttgtggcttatTATCCCATTTTCCACTAGTCTAGTGAGAActcatagacatgggctagtccaacgctagacccttaggagccccttAAGCGTTAGGtcatgtttgtatgattacattccacttcatgcatattttttctatttttaggatttttatcattttcacataatattttccctaataaaatatcccttacccctatgtataCAACACTTAgatattgcatctcatttaggaaattaggggggtagattagtgcatttttgcttgattagatagggaaataaccccttggatatgggatatggacgagtttggcttttctagccttagcacgctcgtattctctctattaaagggaacattgaagtcacgagtataaaattccccgcacccattatgatgcattcccttaggacatacacatttgtatattattatattttctttacttttttctttctttagagTCTCATGTCTTGCATTATTAgtgacttcttcaaagaatcttgattgggcgtcacaattaatgtgattggtaccaagtaagctttga
This Coffea arabica cultivar ET-39 chromosome 3e, Coffea Arabica ET-39 HiFi, whole genome shotgun sequence DNA region includes the following protein-coding sequences:
- the LOC140038574 gene encoding bi-functional coumaroyl CoA and feruloyl CoA ortho-hydroxylase F6H2-1-1-like; this translates as MADSKKTAIALNSNNIKALINEGHGVKGLSEMDLEILPQEFIQPLEERFNVDNTLEEYVPVIDISNWSDPNIENMVCDAAEEWGLIRLVNHGISTEVLSNLRNAAREFFEWPPTEKLKYTINNSPSKNVSLRTSFLPEIEKIHEWHDKLTFTYVSDEEALGLWPPICRKEVLEYIKSCEVLTKKLLKILLKRLNVKEIEETKHSMLMGTKRVNLNYYPKCPQPELAIGIGRHSDSSTITILPQGVIGGLWVRKSESDPWIHVAPINGALVINVGDALEIMSNGRYKSIEHFVTVSKNHNRISMPFFAGPTPCAIIGPFEEVLESTGEEPLYKECLYSEYATHFYSKAHRGKDKIQFVQI